The proteins below come from a single Ictalurus punctatus breed USDA103 chromosome 24, Coco_2.0, whole genome shotgun sequence genomic window:
- the top3a gene encoding DNA topoisomerase 3-alpha isoform X2, translating to MIIVGRLLSRLADQSLISRSLSREGYSVYNKIYEYEYHLFGQDVTVCMTSVSGHLLGLEFKAPFQKWHSCNPVLLFDAEVEKYCPENFVPIKRTLEREVRQCQALVIWTDCDREGENIGYEIIDVCKAVKQNIQVFRARFSEITPSSIRRACESLTEPDINVSDAVDVRQELDLRIGAAFTRFQTLRLQKIFPESLSNQLISYGSCQFPTLGFVVERFKAIQAFIPENFFKIKVVHEPNEEESVEFSWKRHRLFNHTACLVLYHMCMEDPIARVISVTSKPKSKWRPLPLDTVELEKLSSRKLKISAKETMRIAEKLYTQGFISYPRTETNMFPTNLNLVPLVEQQTQDHEWGAFARGILESGGPTPRNGNKSDQAHPPIHPTKYTNNLQGNEKRLYEFIVRHFLACCSKDAQGQEVTVEIDIAEEKFSASGLTIIARNYLEVYPFDKWYNKVIPLYTPETTFQPTAIEMVEGQTSPPQLLTEADLISLMEKHGIGTDATHAEHIETIKSRMYVGLTDDQRFLPGELGMGLVEGYNSMGYEMSKPDLRAELEADLKLVSEGRKDKTSVLRHHVSKYKTVFIESVRKAKKLDEALSNYLGQAQEYTEQEEQELEMPLPVRKCPQCGRDMVLKKKKDSAGKFLSCMGYPSCKAAVWFPDSVLEVSRDDSICPTCRPHPVNMLKFKFKRGSLPPGMPLEFVGCIGGCDETLREVLNLKYLRGVGGDSSTQVNPSSASRQSTRPVIDPALQSRSENRPPPPNSTPAWSIQPSHSIQNGVVCNCGQDALLLTVRKEGPNQGRQFYKCNTGNCKFFLWAEQQNDQLGSAGSIGSTGQPGPSCQPPRPSLGFGNTPQQMQGRRSGEGREEHMCNCNVHAVTRTVMKDGPNKGRVFLTCGKPRDQQCGFFQWVDENVAPAAVGNVRGNGSEWTASKKNEASSSKAAAPKRPRTCGICRQPGHTRSTCPQGQ from the exons ATGATCATTGTGGGAAGGTTACTGTCTCGGCTGGCAGATCAGAGCCTTATTAGTCGCTCGTTATCC AGAGAAGGGTACTCAGTGTATAACAAGATCTATGAGTATGAATATCATCTTTTTGGACAA GATGTTACAGTGTGCATGACGTCTGTGTCCGGACACCTTTTAGGTCTCGAATTCAAAGCTCCTTTTCAGAAATG GCACAGCTGTAATCCAGTCTTGCTGTTTGATGCCGAGGTGGAAAAGTATTGCCCTGAAAACTTTGTCCCAATTAAG AGGACCTTGGAGAGAGAGGTCAGACAGTGCCAAGCTCTGGTCATCTGGACTGATTGTGATCGCGAGGGAGAAAACATAGGCTACGAGATCATTGATGTCTGCAAAGCTG TCAAGCAGAACATTCAGGTGTTCCGTGCTCGGTTCTCTGAGATTACTCCTAGTTCCATTAGGAGAGCCTGCGAGTCTCTAACCGAGCCAGACATTAACGTCAGTGATGCTGTGGACGTCAGGCAAGAGCTGGATCTCCGCATTG GAGCCGCGTTTACAAGGTTCCAGACTTTACGGTTACAAAAGATCTTCCCAGAGTCTCTATCTAATCAGCTGATCAGTTACGGGAGCTGTCAGTTTCCGACCCTGGGCTTTGTGGTGGAGAGGTTTAAAGCTATTCAGGCGTTCATCCCTGAGAACTTCTTTAAAATTAAAG TGGTTCATGAGCCTAACGAAGAGGAATCTGTGGAATTCAGTTGGAAAAGGCATCGCCTGTTCAACCACACGGCTTGTCTTGTGCTTTACCATATGTGCATGGAG GACCCCATAGCAAGAGTGATTTCTGTAACAAGTAAACCAAAAAGCAAATGGCGTCCGTTACCCCTTGACACTGTG GAACTTGAAAAACTGTCTTCAAGGAAATTGAAGATAAGTGCGAAAGAGACCATGAGAATAGCCGAGAAGCTGTACACACAAGG GTTTATCAGTTACCCTCGTACTGAGACCAACATGTTTCCGACAAACCTGAACTTGGTCCCACTTGTTGAGCAGCAGACTCAGGACCACGAATGGGGGGCTTTTGCTCGAGGCATTTTGGAAAGCGGTGGGCCGACACCTCGAAACGGAAACAAATCGGACCAGGCCCATCCTCCCATTCACCCTACCAAATACACAAATAATCTACAG GGAAATGAGAAACGGCTGTACGAGTTTATCGTACGTCACTTCCTGGCGTGTTGCTCCAAGGACGCACAGGGCCAGGAGGTGACTGTAGAAATTGACATTGCTGAAGAGAAATTCTCTGCAAGTGGACTGACGATTATTGCCCGTAACTATCTGGAAGTTTACCCGTTCGACAAGTGGTACAATAAG GTTATTCCATTATATACACCTGAAACGACATTCCAACCAACTGCTATTGAGATGGTGGAAGGACAGACCAGCCCACCTCAGCTCCTCACCGAGGCTGACTTGATTTCTCTAATGGAGAAGCATGGCATCG GCACGGACGCAACGCACGCTGAACACATCGAGACCATCAAGAGCCGCATGTACGTGGGCCTGACGGACGATCAGAGGTTCCTTCCTGGAGAGCTTGGGATGGGCCTCGTTGAAG GGTACAATTCCATGGGCTATGAAATGTCTAAGCCGGACCTGAGGGCAGAGCTGGAGGCGGACCTGAAGCTCGTGTCTGAAGGGCGGAAGGACAAGACGTCTGTCCTCAGGCATCATGTGTCAAAATACAAGACAGTTTTCATAGAATCTGTCAGGAAGGCGAAGAA GTTGGATGAGGCTCTGTCCAACTATTTAGGCCAGGCCCAAGAGTATACAGAGCAAGAAGAACAGGAGTTAGAGATGCCACTCCCCGTGCGGAAGTGTCCGCAGTGCGGCCGCGACATGgtcctgaagaagaagaaggacagCGCGGG GAAGTTTCTGTCATGCATGGGCTACCCGAGCTGTAAGGCAGCAGTATGGTTTCCAGACTCTGTGCTGGAGGTCAGCAGAGATGACAGCATCTGTCCAACATGTCGCCCACATCCTGTCAACAT GCTGAAGTTCAAGTTCAAAAGGGGAAGTCTACCTCCAGGGATGCCTCTTGAGTTTGTTGGGTGTATTGGGGGCTGTGATGAGACTCTGAGAGAGGTCTTGAATTTGAAGTATCTCCGTGGAGTAGGAGGAGATTCCAGCACTCAGGTTAATCCCAGTTCAGCATCACGCCAGTCGACTCGTCCAGTAATTGATCCAGCACTTCAGTCCAGGTCTGAGAACAGACCACCACCACCCAACTCTACACCAGCATGGTCCATACAACCATCACATTCTATCCAGAACGGTGTTGTGTGTAACTGTGGCCAGGATGCACTTCTTCTCACCGTGCGTAAAGAGGGTCCCAACCAAGGTCGTCAGTTCTACAAGTGCAATACGGGGAACTGTAAGTTCTTCCTGTGGGCCGAACAGCAGAACGACCAGCTTGGGTCAGCAGGGAGCATCGGCTCAACAGGACAACCGGGCCCTAGCTGTCAACCTCCCAGACCTTCTCTTGGATTTGGAAACACACCCCAGCAGATGCAGGGCAGAAGATCAGGGGAAGGTCGAGAAGAGCATATGTGCAACTGTAATGTACATGCGGTCACGAGGACTGTCATGAAAGACGGGCCGAACAAGGGCAGAGTGTTCCTCACCTGTGGCAAACCCCGGGATCAGCAATGTGGCTTCTTTCAGTGGGTGGATGAGAACGTTGCTCCTG
- the top3a gene encoding DNA topoisomerase 3-alpha isoform X1, with protein MIIVGRLLSRLADQSLISRSLSVSMMRRAQIKKVLCVAEKNDAAKGIAEIMSNGRSRRREGYSVYNKIYEYEYHLFGQDVTVCMTSVSGHLLGLEFKAPFQKWHSCNPVLLFDAEVEKYCPENFVPIKRTLEREVRQCQALVIWTDCDREGENIGYEIIDVCKAVKQNIQVFRARFSEITPSSIRRACESLTEPDINVSDAVDVRQELDLRIGAAFTRFQTLRLQKIFPESLSNQLISYGSCQFPTLGFVVERFKAIQAFIPENFFKIKVVHEPNEEESVEFSWKRHRLFNHTACLVLYHMCMEDPIARVISVTSKPKSKWRPLPLDTVELEKLSSRKLKISAKETMRIAEKLYTQGFISYPRTETNMFPTNLNLVPLVEQQTQDHEWGAFARGILESGGPTPRNGNKSDQAHPPIHPTKYTNNLQGNEKRLYEFIVRHFLACCSKDAQGQEVTVEIDIAEEKFSASGLTIIARNYLEVYPFDKWYNKVIPLYTPETTFQPTAIEMVEGQTSPPQLLTEADLISLMEKHGIGTDATHAEHIETIKSRMYVGLTDDQRFLPGELGMGLVEGYNSMGYEMSKPDLRAELEADLKLVSEGRKDKTSVLRHHVSKYKTVFIESVRKAKKLDEALSNYLGQAQEYTEQEEQELEMPLPVRKCPQCGRDMVLKKKKDSAGKFLSCMGYPSCKAAVWFPDSVLEVSRDDSICPTCRPHPVNMLKFKFKRGSLPPGMPLEFVGCIGGCDETLREVLNLKYLRGVGGDSSTQVNPSSASRQSTRPVIDPALQSRSENRPPPPNSTPAWSIQPSHSIQNGVVCNCGQDALLLTVRKEGPNQGRQFYKCNTGNCKFFLWAEQQNDQLGSAGSIGSTGQPGPSCQPPRPSLGFGNTPQQMQGRRSGEGREEHMCNCNVHAVTRTVMKDGPNKGRVFLTCGKPRDQQCGFFQWVDENVAPAAVGNVRGNGSEWTASKKNEASSSKAAAPKRPRTCGICRQPGHTRSTCPQGQ; from the exons ATGATCATTGTGGGAAGGTTACTGTCTCGGCTGGCAGATCAGAGCCTTATTAGTCGCTCGTTATCCGTGAGTATGATGAGAAGAGCTCAGATTAAGAAGGTGCTTTGTGTCGCTGAAAAGAACGATGCAGCCAAAGGCATCGCAGAGATCATGTCTAATGGCAGATCTAGAAGA AGAGAAGGGTACTCAGTGTATAACAAGATCTATGAGTATGAATATCATCTTTTTGGACAA GATGTTACAGTGTGCATGACGTCTGTGTCCGGACACCTTTTAGGTCTCGAATTCAAAGCTCCTTTTCAGAAATG GCACAGCTGTAATCCAGTCTTGCTGTTTGATGCCGAGGTGGAAAAGTATTGCCCTGAAAACTTTGTCCCAATTAAG AGGACCTTGGAGAGAGAGGTCAGACAGTGCCAAGCTCTGGTCATCTGGACTGATTGTGATCGCGAGGGAGAAAACATAGGCTACGAGATCATTGATGTCTGCAAAGCTG TCAAGCAGAACATTCAGGTGTTCCGTGCTCGGTTCTCTGAGATTACTCCTAGTTCCATTAGGAGAGCCTGCGAGTCTCTAACCGAGCCAGACATTAACGTCAGTGATGCTGTGGACGTCAGGCAAGAGCTGGATCTCCGCATTG GAGCCGCGTTTACAAGGTTCCAGACTTTACGGTTACAAAAGATCTTCCCAGAGTCTCTATCTAATCAGCTGATCAGTTACGGGAGCTGTCAGTTTCCGACCCTGGGCTTTGTGGTGGAGAGGTTTAAAGCTATTCAGGCGTTCATCCCTGAGAACTTCTTTAAAATTAAAG TGGTTCATGAGCCTAACGAAGAGGAATCTGTGGAATTCAGTTGGAAAAGGCATCGCCTGTTCAACCACACGGCTTGTCTTGTGCTTTACCATATGTGCATGGAG GACCCCATAGCAAGAGTGATTTCTGTAACAAGTAAACCAAAAAGCAAATGGCGTCCGTTACCCCTTGACACTGTG GAACTTGAAAAACTGTCTTCAAGGAAATTGAAGATAAGTGCGAAAGAGACCATGAGAATAGCCGAGAAGCTGTACACACAAGG GTTTATCAGTTACCCTCGTACTGAGACCAACATGTTTCCGACAAACCTGAACTTGGTCCCACTTGTTGAGCAGCAGACTCAGGACCACGAATGGGGGGCTTTTGCTCGAGGCATTTTGGAAAGCGGTGGGCCGACACCTCGAAACGGAAACAAATCGGACCAGGCCCATCCTCCCATTCACCCTACCAAATACACAAATAATCTACAG GGAAATGAGAAACGGCTGTACGAGTTTATCGTACGTCACTTCCTGGCGTGTTGCTCCAAGGACGCACAGGGCCAGGAGGTGACTGTAGAAATTGACATTGCTGAAGAGAAATTCTCTGCAAGTGGACTGACGATTATTGCCCGTAACTATCTGGAAGTTTACCCGTTCGACAAGTGGTACAATAAG GTTATTCCATTATATACACCTGAAACGACATTCCAACCAACTGCTATTGAGATGGTGGAAGGACAGACCAGCCCACCTCAGCTCCTCACCGAGGCTGACTTGATTTCTCTAATGGAGAAGCATGGCATCG GCACGGACGCAACGCACGCTGAACACATCGAGACCATCAAGAGCCGCATGTACGTGGGCCTGACGGACGATCAGAGGTTCCTTCCTGGAGAGCTTGGGATGGGCCTCGTTGAAG GGTACAATTCCATGGGCTATGAAATGTCTAAGCCGGACCTGAGGGCAGAGCTGGAGGCGGACCTGAAGCTCGTGTCTGAAGGGCGGAAGGACAAGACGTCTGTCCTCAGGCATCATGTGTCAAAATACAAGACAGTTTTCATAGAATCTGTCAGGAAGGCGAAGAA GTTGGATGAGGCTCTGTCCAACTATTTAGGCCAGGCCCAAGAGTATACAGAGCAAGAAGAACAGGAGTTAGAGATGCCACTCCCCGTGCGGAAGTGTCCGCAGTGCGGCCGCGACATGgtcctgaagaagaagaaggacagCGCGGG GAAGTTTCTGTCATGCATGGGCTACCCGAGCTGTAAGGCAGCAGTATGGTTTCCAGACTCTGTGCTGGAGGTCAGCAGAGATGACAGCATCTGTCCAACATGTCGCCCACATCCTGTCAACAT GCTGAAGTTCAAGTTCAAAAGGGGAAGTCTACCTCCAGGGATGCCTCTTGAGTTTGTTGGGTGTATTGGGGGCTGTGATGAGACTCTGAGAGAGGTCTTGAATTTGAAGTATCTCCGTGGAGTAGGAGGAGATTCCAGCACTCAGGTTAATCCCAGTTCAGCATCACGCCAGTCGACTCGTCCAGTAATTGATCCAGCACTTCAGTCCAGGTCTGAGAACAGACCACCACCACCCAACTCTACACCAGCATGGTCCATACAACCATCACATTCTATCCAGAACGGTGTTGTGTGTAACTGTGGCCAGGATGCACTTCTTCTCACCGTGCGTAAAGAGGGTCCCAACCAAGGTCGTCAGTTCTACAAGTGCAATACGGGGAACTGTAAGTTCTTCCTGTGGGCCGAACAGCAGAACGACCAGCTTGGGTCAGCAGGGAGCATCGGCTCAACAGGACAACCGGGCCCTAGCTGTCAACCTCCCAGACCTTCTCTTGGATTTGGAAACACACCCCAGCAGATGCAGGGCAGAAGATCAGGGGAAGGTCGAGAAGAGCATATGTGCAACTGTAATGTACATGCGGTCACGAGGACTGTCATGAAAGACGGGCCGAACAAGGGCAGAGTGTTCCTCACCTGTGGCAAACCCCGGGATCAGCAATGTGGCTTCTTTCAGTGGGTGGATGAGAACGTTGCTCCTG